Within the Streptomyces sp. NBC_00353 genome, the region GTCAGGTGCGGGGAGAAGTTGTCGGCCACGATCGCGATCCGGACGGTGTCCGGGTAGAGGCTGCGCAGGTAGCGGCAGAACTCCAGGAACTGGGTGCGCTTCTTGACCGGTTTGATGTGGCCGTAGAGCTTGTCCTTGGCCAGGTCCAGGGCGGCGAACAGGTGTCGCACCCCGCCGTAGCGGTTGTAGGTCGCTCGTCGCCGTCGGCGCGGTTCACGGTCGGGGTCCTTGTGTGTGCCGCCGCGCTCGGCCCACTGCCGGCCCGGGTGGGGCATCAGGTTGAGCGGCCCGAACTCGTCCATGCAGAAGATGACTTCGGGTTCGCCGTCCTCGGGTATAACCTCGCCGTCGGCGATGGCGTACAGGTGCTCGACCCGCGCTTTCTTGGCCGCGTAGTCCGGATCGCGTGAGGTCTTCCAGGTCTTCAGGCGTTGAAACGAGACGCCTTCCTCGCGGAGCAGGATGCGCAGGCCCTCGTGGCTGATGTCGTCGACCACCCCCTCGGCGACCAGGAAGTCCGCCAGCTTGGTCAGGCTCCAGGTCGAGAACGGCAGGTCGTGCTCGGTCGGCTTCGACTTCGCGATCTTCTTGATCTCACGGCGCTCCGGCAGCGTGAACGTCTTCGGCCGGCCACCGGAGTACTTCGGATACAGAGAGTCGAAGCCGTCGGCGTTGAAGTTGTGGATCACGTCCCGGACCCGGTCGTCGCTGGTGAACGACACCTCGGCGATCTTCGCCACCGGCATGCCCTGCGCGGACAGCAGCACCATCTGGGCCCGCCGCCAGGTCACCACCGACCCGGCGCCTCTGCGGATAATCCGCAGCAGTCGCCGCCCCTCATCATCATCGATCTCTCGGACACGCACTCGTTCTGGCACCCGGACAGAATGATGCCCACGCGCCGTCCACTACAGCACCCGGACGGCGCGTCACATCACAACAGGGCAAACGTTGCCTGATCCGGCACTAGCAGCGAGTTCAGGCACGTCAAGCGGTTGCTCCATCTGCCCATCGTGCCGTGATCCGAGACCGGCCAAGCCCCGTCCTGGTGGTCATGGACGACCTGGACCGCCTGACGCCCGACGAGTTGCTCCTGGTCTTCAAGCTGGTACGCCTGGTAGGCCACCTACCGAACGTCTACTACCTGATCAGCTTCGACGAGCAGACTCTGCTGGACGTCCTGCGGCGCAGCGACCTGGTCGGGGACAGCGAACCGAGAGCCCGCGAGTTCCTGGAAAAGATCGT harbors:
- a CDS encoding IS630 family transposase, whose product is MPERVRVREIDDDEGRRLLRIIRRGAGSVVTWRRAQMVLLSAQGMPVAKIAEVSFTSDDRVRDVIHNFNADGFDSLYPKYSGGRPKTFTLPERREIKKIAKSKPTEHDLPFSTWSLTKLADFLVAEGVVDDISHEGLRILLREEGVSFQRLKTWKTSRDPDYAAKKARVEHLYAIADGEVIPEDGEPEVIFCMDEFGPLNLMPHPGRQWAERGGTHKDPDREPRRRRRATYNRYGGVRHLFAALDLAKDKLYGHIKPVKKRTQFLEFCRYLRSLYPDTVRIAIVADNFSPHLTTKRCQRVGTWAAANNVEIAYTPTNSSWLNRIEAQFTALRYFTLDGTDHADHKEQGSMIRRYIIWRNRHADDQHLQAVVDRANVA